The following coding sequences are from one Arachis hypogaea cultivar Tifrunner chromosome 7, arahy.Tifrunner.gnm2.J5K5, whole genome shotgun sequence window:
- the LOC112701439 gene encoding L-ascorbate peroxidase T, chloroplastic, producing the protein MVEFLKNLDSILFGMMITRNNLVYVLFEDPSFKVYAKKYAEDQVAFFNDYAEAHAKLSNLGAKFDPPEGIVLDPSSKPQAEKFEAAKYSTEKRELSDAMKQNIQSEFEAIGGSPDKPLQSNNFLNIMIIIAVLALLTSLLGK; encoded by the exons ATGGTGGAATTTCTCAAGAACTTGGATAGCATTTTATTTGGTATGATGATTACCAG aaacaaTTTGGTTTATGTTCTTTTTGAGGATCCATCCTTCAAG GTTTATGCTAAGAAGTATGCTGAGGATCAGGTAGCATTCTTCAACGATTATGCTGAAGCCCATGCCAAGCTAAGCAACCTTGGTGCAAAATTTGATCCTCCAGAG GGCATAGTATTAGATCCTTCTTCAAAGCCACAAGCAGAGAAGTTTGAAGCAGCAAAGTATTCAACTGAAAAG AGAGAGCTATCTGATGCTATGAAGCAGAATATTCAATCTGAGTTTGAGGCAATTGGTGGAAGCCCAGATAAGCCCTTACAGTCAAACAATTTTCTTAATATCATGATTATCATTGCTGTTTTGGCACTTTTGACATCACTACTTGGAAAGTAG
- the LOC140174350 gene encoding uncharacterized protein, which produces MSKLFFLYGQGGCGKTFLWSTISYSIRSKGGIILNVASSGIAALLLPNGRTAHSRFKIPLAINEDSLCSIEQGSPFARLISKAKLIIWDEAPMIISKYCYEALDICLRDILRCSDSYNAHLPFGGKVVVLGGDFRQILPVIPRGSRQDIIQSSINSSYLWHNCKVLKLTKNMRLSLGENNNIQKLRNFAEWLLKIGDGLAGDTTDSESIVHIPSDILIKNSETALDDLIDFVYPDMLSNLSVENYFKDRAILAPTLDCVTDVNKINAGLPGQERVYLSSDSLCAEEENMEFELDTFSLEILNEINCSGLPPHKLVLKVGAPVMLLRNIDQTNGLCNGTRMQVRRMGNHVIECKTLTGNKAGSIVLIPRLNLIPNNETLPVKFQRRQFPIIMSFAMTINKSQGQTLSKVGIYLPRPVFTHG; this is translated from the coding sequence ATGAGTAAACTTTTCTTCTTATACGGTCAAGGTGGTTGTGGAAAAACATTCTTATGGTCAACTATATCATACTCAATTAGGTCTAAAGGAGGTATAATTTTAAATGTTGCTTCGAGTGGGATTGCTGCACTTTTGTTGCCTAATGGAAGAACTGCACATTCAAGGTTTAAAATTCCTTTGGCCATAAATGAAGATTCTTTGTGTAGCATTGAACAGGGAAGTCCTTTTGCAAGGTTAATATCCAAGGCCAAATTAATCATATGGGATGAAGCTCCAATGATAATAAGTAAGTATTGTTACGAAGCTTTAGACATATGCCTCAGAGACATCTTAAGGTGCTCAGATTCGTATAATGCTCATTTGCCATTTGGAGGTAAAGTTGTTGTTCTCGGAGGAGATTTTAGACAAATTTTACCTGTGATTCCCAGAGGCTCAAGGCAAGATATAATTCAATCTTCTATTAATTCTTCATATTTATGGCATAACTGTAAGGTTTTAAAGCTTACAAAAAACATGAGATTGTCACTAGGTGAAAACAACAACATACAAAAACTCAGAAATTTTGcagaatggctactcaaaattggTGATGGTTTGGCTGGTGATACAACAGATAGTGAATCGATCGTTCATATACCATCTGACATTTTGATTAAGAACTCTGAGACAGCTTTGGATGACCTCATTGATTTCGTGTATCCAGATATGTTATCCAATTTATCCGTTGAAAATTATTTCAAGGATAGAGCAATTCTTGCACCAACTTTGGATTGTGTCACTGATGTCAACAAGATAAATGCAGGGTTACCTGGACAAGAAAGAGTCTACTTAAGTTCAGACTCTCTGTGTGCTGAAGAGGAAAATATGGAATTTGAGTTAGATACTTTCTCGCTGGAGATTCTAAATGAAATAAATTGTTCAGGTCTACCACCACACAAGTTGGTTCTGAAGGTTGGCGCTCCTGTTATGTTGCTGCGGAATATAGACCAAACTAATGGTTTGTGCAATGGAACGAGGATGCAAGTTAGAAGAATGGGAAATCATGTGATAGAATGCAAGACTTTAACTGGTAACAAAGCTGGAAGTATTGTTCTTATCCCAAGACTGAATCTAATTCCAAATAATGAAACATTGCCGGTCAAGTTTCAAAGAAGACAATTCCCAATTATCATGTCATTTGCAATGACAATAAATAAGTCCCAGGGACAGACTCTATCGAAAGTTGGAATTTACCTTCCAAGGCCAGTTTTCACCCATGGTTAA